Within Agarivorans litoreus, the genomic segment AGTCAAAAGACATCGCGGGCATTTTACCTATCAAAAATACCGAGATCTGCGATTGCTCTTCAAGTAAATCAGCGAGTAACGCTAGCTGCTCACTGTTCAAGTTGGCACAGTTTAAAACAATCGCATCAAATTCATTGGATTGCTGAAGCTGCAGTTGTAATTCTTCAACTTGTTGGACAGAAATGTGTTCAATGGGGGAGGTGTTACAAATAGGCGTTTGTTGAAACCACAATACTCGAAGTAATTTTGAAGAGGCAGGGGCTGAGCTTGGCGCTAATAGAAGCGCCAATTCTTCGTCATTTAAACCAAATGACCCTGCCGTCATTACTAGTAAGTCACCTTAACATTTGCCGCTATTTGCTTGGCATTATCAACGGCTTGCTCAATGCTGTCGCTACGGTTTAAGGCTACCCCTAAACGGCGCTGACCATTAATGTCTGGCTTAGAGAACAAACGCAGTTGGCTATCGCTAGTATCTAAAGCCTCGGCTAAGCCACTAAAACGTATGTCTTGAGATTGGCCATCGCCCATGATCACCGCTGAAGCGCTAGCACCAAATTGGTGGATTTGTTTGATAGGCAAACCAAGAATGGCTTTAGCATGTAAAGCGAACTCTGATAAGTCTTGCGAAATTAGGGTTACCATGCCGGTATCATGCGGGCGTGGCGACACTTCGCTAAAGAACACCTCGTCGCCTTTAATAAATAGCTCAACGCCGAACAAACCGTAACCACCCAGTTCGCTAACAATCTTACGAGCTACTTCTTGTGATTTCGCTAATGCAAGCTCTGACATCGCTTGTGGCTGCCATGATTCGCGGTAATCGCCATCTTGTTGGCGGTGACCAATTGGCGCACAAAAATGAATACCGTCTACGGCACTTACTGTAAGCAAGGTGATCTCGTAATCAAAATCGACAAAGCCTTCTACAATAATGCGACCTGCACCAGCCCGGCCACCTTCTTGCGAGTAATCCCACGCCGCGGTAACTTGGTTGCTATTACGTAAGGTTGATTGTCCTTTACCAGAAGAACTCATCACTGGTTTGAGTACACATGGTAAACCTACGTTTGCTACGGCTTGTTGGCACTCTTCTAAGCTATCGGCAAATTGATATGCAGAAGTAGGCAAACCTAGTGTTTCAGCTGCTAAGCGCCGAATGCCTTCGCGATTCATGGTGAGTTGGGTAGCACGCGCAGTTGGCGTTACCGCATACCCTTGTTGCTCTAATTCAACCAAGGCATCGGTGGCAATGGCTTCTATTTCGGGAACAATATGCTGTGGTTGTTCTTTAAGAATTAGGGCTTTTAGCGCCTCACCATCCAGCATATCTATAACATAACTGCGATGCGCAACGTGCATCGCCGGAGCGTTGGGGTAACGGTCTACCGCAATAATTTCAACGCCATAACGTTGTAATTCAATGGCAACTTCTTTGCCAAGTTCGCCTGCTCCGAGCAATAACACTTTAGTTCCAGAAACGCTTAGCGCAGTTCCTAACATTTAAATACTCCTACGTTGAAGGATAGTAATGATGGACCATTGGTTTTTGAGAATGTTCCGCGAAATTTTGTAATTCTTGCTTAAAGCTGAATCGATTGTCTTTATGTTCCCATAATTCGAAGCGTTCAACATTGTTTAAGCTCAGGTGATTAAGGGTTAATTGAGATAATAAAGTGAGAAGCGGCGAGAGAGAAGGATTAAACGCTACGTTTTCTAAATAACAGCTCCAAGCGACTACTTTGTCGCCCTGATAAGCAAACATGGCGCTTTGTACTTGGGTATAAGGGGCATAGCTGGCTTTAGCAAAATCGGCAGCTTGGCTGGCCTTATCAAGCTTAAGCTTTGCCAGTGGCGCTTGCACGCCGAGGTCGTTTGGTCCAAAAGATTGAGGAAGCAATTGAGGGAAGTCATAGCTTTGTTGATTAAACCGCACCTTTAACTGCGCAGCATTCGCTAACTCGTTGATAAACTGACGACAATAGCCACATGGTGCTGCATTAATCACTAAATCGGTGAGTTCGTCTGCTTGGTGGCTAAGTGCGTTAAATATAGCACTTTGTTCCGCATGCAAACTGCCGGTTAGTGGCCCATATTCCAACTCATAGTTAGCACCGAAAAATAGCTGTTGTTGCTTATCAACCGCAATAGCCCCTACATGGAAGTTAGATTTGGGAGCAAATGAAAAACTTGCTGCTAAAGGTAGCATGCGTTCTGCAAGCTCAATAACGTTACAGCTTAGGATGTTGCATAGTGTTTTGGTTTGTTGGCTATTGAGCATATTTGGCAGCTGCTTGCTGGCCAATACGGTTTGGAGGGCGTTAGTTAGCGATAGGTCTGCTTGGGTATTTTCTGACATTTCATCGTTCCCTTTAATTTGTCGAACCTAGCAACAAATGTTGATTACTTTGCTAAGACTTCGATTATAATCCGCCTAATTCGTGTTTAGTTAAAATATATCTTTGTTTTAGCTGTTTCTATGTAGCGCGTAATTTATTGTAACTAAAGGTGTTGATAAGTGTTTTCAAAGCTTGATTCTGTTCTTCGGTTGGTTCGTCAGTGGCAGTTAAGCTCGCCACATGAGCAAGGTTTATACACGCCACAATGGAGTGGGGCGGAATGTGTGATAAGAATAGATAATTTGTCTGCTCATAGCATCAGCTTAGGGCAAATTGATTTGTTCGACGGCCAATTACCCGACAACGCCAAGTTTCATGGTGAGGGTTTTCAAATGTTAGCGCAGAACTACGGTACTGCGAATAACATCACAGCGATTGGTCGCTGCCCCGATGCAGGAGAGTATCGGCTTAGTGAAGATGCTGATCACTTTACTGCATATAATCAGCTACTTATTGAAAGTGACGGGTATTACACCTTGCTGGGTTTTAGTTCATGCCATCGCTTTAGTGGTTATTTTAAGGTATACCCTAGTGGCCGTTTAGTCATTGGTATTGATAGCGATACCCTTGCGATTCCCGCCCACCATTACATCAATAGTGAAAGCCTATTTGTGGCTAGCGGAGAGAGCCGCGAAGCCGTGTTAGAACAATTTGCCGATGCAATACAGCAGCATCATCCTCGGCTTAGCTGGCCGAGTAAGCCCAACGGTTGGTGCTCGTGGTATCACTATTATGCTGAGGTATCCGCAGAGGATATTGAGGAAAATCTTCAACAGCTTATTAGCCCGCATGACCACTTGGATTACTTGTTGATTGATGATGGTTACCAAGAATTTATGGGCGATTGGCTGTATCCGTCTGATCGTTTTAGTGGTGGCGTAGAAGGCTTATGCAAACGAATTAGAGAGCAGGGGAAAGAGCCCGCTATTTGGGTAGCGCCTTTTATTGCGCAAGCTGAGTCTCGGTTGTTTAAGCAACATCCTGAGTGGTTTGTGAAAGGTCAAAACGGTCAGCCTTTGGCTGCAGAAGAAGTAACTTATGGCGGGTGGCGCTGTACGCCTTGGTATGTATTAGATACTACCCAAGTGCAAGTAAACCAGTATCTGCACCAGGTGTTTAGCCATATGTACCACCACTGGGGAGTGAAGTACTTTAAATTAGATGCTATTTATTGGGGAACATTGGCTAAAGGCTATCGTGCTGATCCCAATAAAACTCGCATTGAAGCTTACCGAATGGGTATGGAAACCATCAATAAAGCCTGTGATGGGCAGGCCTATATTCTTGGCTGTAATGCCCCAATGTGGCCGTCATTAGGTTTAGTGCATGGGATGCGTATTGCCGATGATGTTGAGCGAAATATTGGGCGATTTAAGCAAATAGCTAAAGAGACCTTCTTCCGCAATTGGCAAGATATGCGCTTATGGCATAACGATCCTGACTGTGTGACCTTAAATAATATCCCTAACCAACAGACCGATGATGACGCTTACAACTGGCATCGTGTGAGTTTATTGGCTAGCAGCGGGCTAGTGTTCTCTGGCGATCGTCTAACAGAGCTTGACGATGCACAGGCTAGCGTATTAAGTGTTTTAGAGAAAAACCAAGCAGACGCTGCCCGTTTTGCTGATTTTAGCTTGCAGCATGCTAAGCAATATCAAAACCAGCAGTTAGTTCGCCAATATTGGTTTAACTGGGACGAGCACAATAGTGTGAATATAGAGCTAAGTTTAGATCAGCAGTGGCAAGTTTTATGGGCAGATAAGCGCTTTGTTAGTAAGCAAACGGATAAGGGGTTAGCGGTTTGTTTAGCACCAAATAGCGCCGTGGTATTTGAAAAGAAAGTCTAAATGAAGTGGTGGGATTAGGGTTTAGTATTTAAACTCTAAGCCCACTGAAAAATTACTATCGCCATAACCAGGGATATCGTGGCTAGAGATAATAGTTCGCATCGACATTTGTTCGTTTAGTGGTGCCACAAATCCTAAGCCGACCGCAATATCAGTTTTATCAACCAAATAGGACATTTGACGTTGACCAAGGCTATGGTAAACAGAGTCTTCATGTAGCTGGTTATATACAGAATATTTGGGGTCGTAGATGTGACTAAACAGTTCAAGTCTAAAGCCGCTAAATGGTGTTTGTACCACTGGTACTGCTACCATGTCATAAAGCTCCGAATCAGAAAAGTAACTATTAGTTAGGGTCGGCGAGAAATCGGTGTCTTGATAGGCTTTTTCAAAAATTTCACCCAACACAGCAAATTGCTCGGTACTAAGTCGCAGCAGTGAAGAAGGGCGTAGGTTTTGAAACTCATAGGTGGCGTAACACTTTGGCGAAAAACACAACACCGCAGCGACAGCGAAGCATGCTGCTGTACCTATCGACCCTTTGGTGTGTTGACGCATTTTCATTTGTATTACTTTACCTTCCATGAACAGTGTTGATTATAACTTAGGCTGCCAAATAAAATAGTATTTTGTTCACGTTTTAAAGATTTTCTATGTAGTTATAGAGACTTTTTAGTATATGTGTTTTATAGGTATCATTTTGATACTGAGCGAGTAGCATTTCTAACTCTGGAAATACTTGCGCAACTTGTTCGGTTATTGAGGCTTGTCGATGTGCTTGCCACTGCTGTAACTCACTTTCATTTAAACACTCAGGATAATTACGTGCCTTGTAACGCAGGATTAACTGGTTGAGCCTTGGATCACTAAATTGAAACTGTTGTTTACTAATCAGGTTGGGGTCGCTGGAACGTAATACTTGC encodes:
- the purT gene encoding formate-dependent phosphoribosylglycinamide formyltransferase; the encoded protein is MLGTALSVSGTKVLLLGAGELGKEVAIELQRYGVEIIAVDRYPNAPAMHVAHRSYVIDMLDGEALKALILKEQPQHIVPEIEAIATDALVELEQQGYAVTPTARATQLTMNREGIRRLAAETLGLPTSAYQFADSLEECQQAVANVGLPCVLKPVMSSSGKGQSTLRNSNQVTAAWDYSQEGGRAGAGRIIVEGFVDFDYEITLLTVSAVDGIHFCAPIGHRQQDGDYRESWQPQAMSELALAKSQEVARKIVSELGGYGLFGVELFIKGDEVFFSEVSPRPHDTGMVTLISQDLSEFALHAKAILGLPIKQIHQFGASASAVIMGDGQSQDIRFSGLAEALDTSDSQLRLFSKPDINGQRRLGVALNRSDSIEQAVDNAKQIAANVKVTY
- the cdd gene encoding cytidine deaminase, whose product is MSENTQADLSLTNALQTVLASKQLPNMLNSQQTKTLCNILSCNVIELAERMLPLAASFSFAPKSNFHVGAIAVDKQQQLFFGANYELEYGPLTGSLHAEQSAIFNALSHQADELTDLVINAAPCGYCRQFINELANAAQLKVRFNQQSYDFPQLLPQSFGPNDLGVQAPLAKLKLDKASQAADFAKASYAPYTQVQSAMFAYQGDKVVAWSCYLENVAFNPSLSPLLTLLSQLTLNHLSLNNVERFELWEHKDNRFSFKQELQNFAEHSQKPMVHHYYPST
- a CDS encoding glycoside hydrolase family 36 protein, producing the protein MFSKLDSVLRLVRQWQLSSPHEQGLYTPQWSGAECVIRIDNLSAHSISLGQIDLFDGQLPDNAKFHGEGFQMLAQNYGTANNITAIGRCPDAGEYRLSEDADHFTAYNQLLIESDGYYTLLGFSSCHRFSGYFKVYPSGRLVIGIDSDTLAIPAHHYINSESLFVASGESREAVLEQFADAIQQHHPRLSWPSKPNGWCSWYHYYAEVSAEDIEENLQQLISPHDHLDYLLIDDGYQEFMGDWLYPSDRFSGGVEGLCKRIREQGKEPAIWVAPFIAQAESRLFKQHPEWFVKGQNGQPLAAEEVTYGGWRCTPWYVLDTTQVQVNQYLHQVFSHMYHHWGVKYFKLDAIYWGTLAKGYRADPNKTRIEAYRMGMETINKACDGQAYILGCNAPMWPSLGLVHGMRIADDVERNIGRFKQIAKETFFRNWQDMRLWHNDPDCVTLNNIPNQQTDDDAYNWHRVSLLASSGLVFSGDRLTELDDAQASVLSVLEKNQADAARFADFSLQHAKQYQNQQLVRQYWFNWDEHNSVNIELSLDQQWQVLWADKRFVSKQTDKGLAVCLAPNSAVVFEKKV